The Poecilia reticulata strain Guanapo linkage group LG1, Guppy_female_1.0+MT, whole genome shotgun sequence DNA window NNNNNNNNNNNNNNNNNNNNNNNNNNNNNNNNNNNNNNNNNNNNNNNNNNNNNNNNNNNNNNNNNNNNNNNNNNNNNNNNNNNNNNNNNNNNNNNNNNNNNNNNNNNNNNNNNNNNNNNNNNNNNNNNNNNNNNNNNNNNNNNNNNNNNNNNNNNNNNNNNNNNNNNNNNNNNNNNNNNNNNNNNNNNNNNNNNNNNNNNNNNNNNNNNNNNNNNNNNNNNNNNNNNNNNNNNNNNNNNNNNNNNNNCAGAAGGAGGGACTTAGCATtgtcaatcactcttgtgtTCAACCTCTACCCCTTGgtctctgctatgctacagctggttcactaCAGCCACAAATKCTAAcactagttagcatagctaccgaTGATGACACATAGGCGGGTCTTCTGtaggtaatttttttctgagccATTAgtgagttgattgacagcgctaagacactcctcctggctgtgattggttgtttttgaccagagCGATGCATTTTTGTAGCTCAGTAATCATTTGGAGGAGCCTCACACCTAATTGTCACAACATCATGAcggttttaataaacattgaaaaaaaaaaacattttcataagcTGTGTAAAACAtagtgttacatttttaaatggatttgGATTAAGAGCATTTCtcagttattttaatttgcttttccaTAGGTGCTCCAGAACTGTTGACTGGTGGCGTTTCTGTGGTGCGTTCACTGACTTCTCGTACCcctttaaagatttttcctGCTGGACTCTCATCTAGATTGAAACCTTGGATCTCGGAGTCCTTACTCGCGTTCTTAACATTTGAATCTCTTCACCAGATAACCGCCAGTGGACTAATGATGACATCAGGAACAGTCGCCTACGACGCTCTGGGACAGAGGCTGCGGGCCAGACACTATGGCAACTTCGGGAATCTTACCGTGGCAGTGGATGAGCTGATGCTCTACAACCAGGTTGGACACATCAGTTATACTGACCTTTCATCTGGAGGAACCCGTcccacagatttattttttctgaatttattttctttcttttagagATCTTCAGCGTTTCCATCAGAccacaaagatttttttttcaattaaacttttgaattggaaatatattttctttaaacctGAGATATGTTGGGGKTTTTTTCCAGTTGTATGttactattttaaaacaactttttgattggcacagagaaacacaaattaGGTTTTATGCGATTAATGATTAACTCATGCTGAGTATaatatgcatgaaaaaaaacattcattttttttgtctcgttCCCTGACctgcagaaacatgttttattacagaaaaatgGCACCAGtacatttataatgtttattctttgttaaacaactaaagcaaaaatgaaaatatttaggCAGGGATAAAGACTGATAAACTGCTGTCCTTGTcaatttttacttaaattgaTAAGGCAATTTAAGTAAAAATCATAgcaaatttcattattttcatcccAAATCTATCAACaatctgtttttgaaataaattattttactcagTGAATTCTAAATGtgttctttaaaatgataaGAACAGATGCAGGGTTTCCCCAGAAAAGCCCGGTGGTCAACCGTGTTTTTGTAGATGTTAGGTTggcaggaaatgtaaaaatattactgggtaattataaATGTTACGGGAGGACATtgccagtgaaatgctatttaaacccgcAACTATATAGTcttacaaacaacaaataaaaactagacaTATTAAATTTCTGAAGCGTTCTGACACTTAACTAATAATACATCCATGCAAGCCAGCAAGATTGCACAGCTGGACTTGCTCTTGGTAAGAATCAGGATCACATCCGTGCAGTACTGACATGGTTCACCRCCAGAGWGCAACAGCTGATCTGGTTCACCACTACAGTACAGTGGCTGAACCCCATCCACAGTGAAATTCAGTCCAAGACTGACGACTATAAGTTCGCATGTGTGGTTCTCACTCATGCtgcgaaataaaaaaaacataaaccacaattgttttttttttctagaaaatgttcaaCCTTTTTTGATGACTGCCTGCATCTGTTCTTTCAGGAGGTCATGTATGAAATCAACTGGAGCGCTCAGAAGTGCAGGAAGTTTCCTCTGGATACCTACTTCATGCCCATGCATGTTCCTGAAGATGCTTTGCTGCTCGGTCAGACGTTCCTGGGCTCCAGCTCCTCTTGGGGCATGGGTCTGCTGACCAACACCTGGGTGGGACAATTTCCCAATAACGGTGAGAATGAACCCTGACCTGTGACACGTGAGTCGATTCAGTTTCTACAAGGACTGTGTGTCAAATTAATTTGGGAGCTGTAAGGAAGTGAACAACGTTTTAtgatattatcatttattacgatcatttttttaagttaatatgAAGCCAACCTGGACATGTGTGAAACATTCAGATCCCCTCTTGTTGAGTCATAAATTTACAATTACATTTGACCTCAAATGAACTCATTGGCCACGTTTCTAGTCCAAAACGTGTGTTGAcgcaaaataatacaaaaactcTTTTAATTTTTGCCAATCTAAATGGTGTACCACAAACCTTTTGAATAGTTTTCTgtggactgatgagacaaagGCTCACCGTCTTGAAAGGTGTGTGTACATGTAGTATAAATCTAACCttattcataaaaagaaaattattcccTCTATCAAACAGGGTGGTAGCAGCCTGGTGGTCAGGACTCGGATGATATGCCCGAATTAAAATAAAASATTGTAACATATCTGGTTTGTGCCTTTAAGCCGAAGCACACTCGGGTTATGCAGCAGAACAATGACATGAAGCACACCAGCAAGTCCACCTCtgaattataaaaaacaactttatttggGGGTGGCCAGTTAAAGTCCAAACTTAAATCCAATTCAAAAGCTGTGGCCTGACCATAAACTCGCTGGCAATGCTCAAAAACCCCTCCAATATGGCTGCATATTGGCTTGACAACACAAGCTCTCATTGAACTAACGTAATTTTTGGATGCAACGTATAAACTYGTGTKTCATGTTTGTGCAGACACGTATTTATCCACCTTCACTGAGATCGGCTGCCTCCCTGTGACTTTGACACACTACTCTCCAAAAACAGGATGGACCACCATCAGGTTGGACAAACACAACAACCACCTCAATGCAGAACATCAACACATCTATTTTTCCtaccaaaataaagtaacattGCAGTAAGAGAttagtggttttaaaaaaagaaaatcccacaGAAATCTATCTTTAGATAATAGTTAATAGACAAAGTGTAAAAGATCTAAATAAATTTTGTTAAGGCAAAAttaactaatgttttttttYATTTCTGTTTCAGCACCTACAACTGGGTGATTGGGTTGTCTAATCCAGAGGATTTCTTCCCTCCTCCTTTCTGTTACGAAGCAAAAATGGAGAAATTTGTCAAGCCGCAAAACTTCTTCTCTGCCATGGGGTCCCTGGCCACGACGGTGCAGTCTATGAAGTGAGCAGCAGGATCTTCTTAAAAGTTTCAGATTATGTTTTCCTGATTGCTGACGCTGTCTAGGAAATKCTACCAATAAAAACGTTCAAATAGAAATCAAATGAAACACRATTTATGGtgtttttactggttttcacTCGAAAAAGATGGCTGAAAACGAGTATTAATTTATGAGAAAACGTCAGATggacaaaatatgtttgtaaaaCAGGAATATCAGTATAACAGGAAGAAATGTGGTGACTTTTCGGTGACCCACGCCAAAGCAGTCAGTTTGCAGTTAGTTCTGGGCGTATCRATCTAAATATCGATACTATTGATACCAAGGTGAGTACTGGTATTGTAATGAGATTGATATTTCTGTCTGCAGTTTCTCTAATTTATGTCCACATCACAGAGTTTATGCAGGAATTAAAATGCcaaatatcaatacattttcaatattaGCAGGATTGTATACCTTTGTAGAGTTTGACAATTTTAATAGGGCTAAATAtgatttgtgttaaaaataGTACTCCTACTTAGGTTGTATCCAGACTACAGTTAGYRACTTAGTTAATAAACAGTTGTGTGTAGTAMAGGTGAAAAGtgaactattttatttattttcttctacatTGCTATGTTGTAGTTGACTAAAAAACACAGTTATTTGCCAAAACTCTTTGCCCTGTATTTGATCATAATCATGACTAAGTGAAGTCCAGTCATTACATTATTCAGTGATAATGACATTTCAAGATAAAATGATCAGTACTGGTATCGGTTTCGGATCCGATACTGGTCTCGATATTAGTATCGGTGATACTTTCCTTGTATTTATACAGCATAAAATCTATACCAAAACAGTTAGCCACGCTAACAGTTAGCCACGCTAACAGTTAGCCACGCTAACTAGCTAACTGATTGAAGAAGGCAAAGTTTTGCAGGTGATGTTTTTGCTGttgaatttaaaggaaaaaaattcttATACATAATTGCACAGTTTTATAAATTCAATTTCTGAACAGTGATTCCCATGAGACTGTATTTCTTCCACACATTAATAACTGAGCAACGGTTCGTCGCACATTACCTCTCGGCCTTGAAGATTTGTGAGTCGTCTTCTTCTAATCATCGTCTGTTTGGTCAGAGGCGTCCGTCTGTCTTCRCTGTCTAAAATTACTCATCTGCCTGGTGTGATTAACGCGATGTGAGTCTGCTCTGGAAGCATCAGCTGCAATAATAGCATTGCCACTCCAATTATCAGACTAATCGTTCTCTGAGCGCGCTGGCTCTGCGGCTGTGTAGGAGAGGAGACACAATTTACTGTACCTGAGCATTAGTGAGGGAGACACTGAAACCATGGTTGTTAATTTTCACACTGAATACATTTACAGGCCTCTATTTCAACATAGATTCTATAAATATTGAAACACCAACTTCAGCCAGAGTGAATCTACCACAAACTTTTGAAATCAACTTATCTCCTCGAGGCTGTGGAAAtctttttcttacatattttttacCCTCCACTCAACTTTACAGTAACAGTTTTGACTTCCAGTGGTGTTTAGATTTTACTGGTCTGCAATATTAAATTCATAGTTTACATCAGATGCATCATTGTATAGGgatttgtttttaccatttcaaAAGGTGATTAGGCaaatttctttctgttaattttggCCCAACTTTAAATATCTGGGAAAACAATTTTGCCCTAACAGTTTTAACATGTTCATGTCAAGATATTTATAGATATATTTTRTTTATCTAAGCAAAAGCACATtgattgcttaaaaaaacaaaacatatgtgTAAGCCTCACTCTTCAGCtaccaaatgaaaaaaagtattattcttttataaaacagaaatRAAAGGATGAATTAAACAATGTCTATGTTAGGCTTGCTTGAAATAGACACTTTGTTTTTGGCAGCTGAGTTAGTAAAAGcctgaaataataaaagtgatCTGCTTTCGTTTAAAAGATTAACCAAACAAAGTATTTTCAGGCAACAAATGATCAGTAAtagttttatgtaaaactgTATTACCTACTGTCAGTCAGCAGGGGGCGGCAGTGTTGTTCTCTACCTTCTTCTTCATGGTCAACGTGTAGCTCGCTTCATCTCAACCAGACTGCActttcagttaaaaacaaaccttattttatttaataatctctttttctaaatgcactttatgtacagctgtttattttattattgKTGTTAGATTAGTGTAATCTTTCCTTAAAATTTAATTGGAAAAGGATGAATGTCTTCCAAAAAGAAASGAAATGATGTTAAATGCTTTGATCAAAGGTCGAGATTGAAAATTCAGTGTGATAAGCTAAGTGTGCTTTTAAAccttttacaaatattttttgtagaaagcATCCTGCCATGAACATGTCACTATTGCTAAAAAGAGTATTATTGTTAAGTgaaaaaatgcaacacaaattTGAAACTTGCTGCCAAGGCTAATTAtgcagaaatctgtttttcatcatttgtattcgcttttttgttcttttgtttttttctttttttgtaagaaaGTATAATTGAAACCTCGAAACATAAATTATCTTGTGAAATGTGCCTGTCACTGGGAATACACCACTGCAAAATGATAACCAAAACaagaatgtttcttttaatgaaaCAGACGATGCATTATTTACAAATCAAGACAAACTGAACATATCCCAATAATTACTCAAAACGTAACGTAGAAAACACCcaaagtgtgaaaacacccttgtCCGCCATGCAGTCCCAGAACCAGTAAAAATGTGCGCGGCGTCCTGGGGAAGATTTTTGACTGTGCGCACCTGCTGGGAGAGGGAAATGGCAGAGGTGACTTTTCACAAGAACGAACTGACCTGTCATGTTTCACTTCCTTCATCTGCTCTCATCTTATGTATTTATAGTGTAAACAGTCATTTAATTTGATACTGAAAAGTTAGATGATCAATTTGACCTTATAGCAGAAAATGACAAGATGTTAAAGAAGCCACACCCAAACCAAACTCCTGCattcaatcaaaataaaatgaactgaaacccAGATGCTGCCTTTAACAGTGACATCAAATcatcattaaatataaatgtaacaatGATTCACTGTTACACTTATCCACACATGCAAGAAAATCAAAGCAAGTTTGATCACAAATGATGCTGAGTAAARGTTTCAGATAGTAAAGGCAACATATATTGAGCATATTTATACAAAARCCTTTTTTAGTAATAACAATAAGGAGACATGAACTGTCCTTTGTTGGTTCTGggggttgtttttattttctctgacttCTTTCCATGGATTTTCAATGCAATAAAAGAGCGATGACTGACCCAGCCgttctgttttactttatttccagAGAACAAACTGAGAGTTTCAGCAGTTTTAGTTTAACAATCCACACTTACTACTACTTCATTTCCTTGCTAGCAATAGCCAATCATCCTTCAGTTTTATGAGATCTGCTGGTGCCATGTGTGTCCTGTAAAATGCACACCAGATTATTTTATCCCAGCATTTCACTGACTTGTTAAAATATTCTGTAGGAAACTTTTTTAACAAGCTCAACAAGGaccttttcttcagcagtggagtctgGCGCAGTRAGAATATATGAATGATATTGTGGTTGAGCGCATTTCTTATGCTTTTTctgacggaaaaaaaaaaatatttacatttccatGACTTTGTGATGAGCTCTGGGATTTTTCTTATATAATCAACACTTTGACTGGATTACGGCAGAATAATGTTTTCACCCATTGACTTGGACGGCATTTACCAAAACATTCAGAAGTTTATACATGCCACTCCACTGACTTCAGATTTTGTGGCTTTTCCATCTCTTTGCTTGAAGATAAATAGTTTCTAAATACTGAGAGATGTCAGTACTTATTCCTTTACCTGTTCCAATGTTTTGTCCAACGTTTTGttagattgattgtttttttcccatttctatATGTGGATAACTTTTACTGTTGCTAAAATCTGGTGTGGATTTTAAGCCATTAGATGAATATTTAAACtaagaaaaaatgttgacatgtttGATGTCTTACCCACTAAATGCAGTTTCAGATTTGCTGCATCTTCCACTTACACATTCAGATAACTCCTTGACATTTTACTCTTCTTTAGTGAATATCTTAAAAGGCACATTTAACATACTGAAAGGCTGAATGCGtcctctgtttcttcttcttcttccagtaACGACACACTAACCCAGTGAGCGTCACGAACTGTTCTCTTATTCATTAGAGGTTCGTCGCACATTACCTCTCAGCCTTGAAGATTTGTGAGTCGTCTTCTGCTAATCATTGTCTGTTTGGTCAGAGGCGTTTGGTCCTCGCTGTCTAAAATTACTCATCTGCCTGGTGTGATTAACGCGATGTGAGTCTGCTCTGGAAGCATCAGCTGCAATAATAGCATTGCCACTCCAATTATCAGACTAATCGTTCTCTGAGCGCGCTGGCTCTGCGGCTGAAACGTGTGTAGGACGAGAAGCTGCTGAGTCTGAGTTGcagtaagaaaattacattgtTAATTGTCCATTCCACTCCCAAATATTGCCAAAATCCACCTGAGCCTGAATATCGATGTAAGAGACACATCAATGATTAATCGTTTTGTCTCTGTGCCAGTCAAAGGCGAAGCCCGTAGAAGCACAAAGCAATTCCTTGAAAACTAATGGGCTaaatttaaatggaaattaGGAAAAGGACACACAATCAGAGAAATCAAGTAAATTAACATATAATATGAATGATATCTATATGTGATAtgctgtgattttgttttgccATAGGATTAAAGATTTTAAACCTGCTCTCATGTTGGTCAGTTTGAATCGAGAATTATAGACAagactgctttaaaaaacactcgctttggaaaatatgtttttctaatgtcatcattttgagaaaaagaaatatctaACTGGATTAAATTTGTTCCAACCTAGAATAAAAAACCACTTAACTGTTCTTCAGTGGAGAAATTTCAGGGTAATTTGttagattaaaaacacacagatacaGCTGAAAACAATAGATGATCTTTTTATCTGTTAATATTAGTGATGCAAAAAGTATCTGtgcattttaatttggtttattaaatatattaccAGTTCCTCTCAGCTGCTGGGAACAAACATGTGATgcacaaaagagaaaactcattttctACCGGTCTTTTCTTCCTTTAGATCTTTAGTTTACTAATGGACTTCAGCAATGTCTGGTGCAAGCTGGTTTATGAAAACTAGGCTCTCTGTGTGATTCTAAATCCAAAGCAATTCTAATCCCGTCAACCTTCCACATCCACAACTAATCAGATCTGTCCAAATTCAAATTACCAAACACTTTTTACCCTGTAATGTCCGTGTCCTGGTGAGCAGGGTAGCTCCGGTTCATTTTAAGCCAACAGGACAGCTTGAACTTGTTATTGTGAGCTTGTTCTGGAA harbors:
- the LOC103466375 gene encoding ependymin-like isoform X1; translated protein: MNSVCVLSCFSLVLVAASGQAPKPCGAPELLTGGVSVITASGLMMTSGTVAYDALGQRLRARHYGNFGNLTVAVDELMLYNQEVMYEINWSAQKCRKFPLDTYFMPMHVPEDALLLGQTFLGSSSSWGMGLLTNTWVGQFPNNDTYLSTFTEIGCLPVTLTHYSPKTGWTTISTYNWVIGLSNPEDFFPPPFCYEAKMEKFVKPQNFFSAMGSLATTVQSMNNDTLTQ
- the LOC103466375 gene encoding ependymin-like isoform X2 yields the protein MNSVCVLSCFSLVLVAASGQAPKPCGAPELLTGGVSVITASGLMMTSGTVAYDALGQRLRARHYGNFGNLTVAVDELMLYNQEVMYEINWSAQKCRKFPLDTYFMPMHVPEDALLLGQTFLGSSSSWGMGLLTNTWVGQFPNNDTYLSTFTEIGCLPVTLTHYSPKTGWTTISTYNWVIGLSNPEDFFPPPFCYEAKMEKFVKPQNFFSAMGSLATTVQSMK